The following are encoded together in the Ignavibacteriales bacterium genome:
- a CDS encoding cytochrome c maturation protein CcmE, whose amino-acid sequence MKNKYIFGGAIIVLFLGLMGYLLTQSNINYESNFKNVMASDKTFKATGSWVKEKSYEINKEQRTFSFYMVDENGNEMKIVYDGTIPNNFESAISVVVTGQYKDGYFHAKDILTKCPSKYEGQEVQTSTM is encoded by the coding sequence ATGAAAAATAAATATATATTCGGTGGAGCAATAATTGTGCTCTTCCTTGGATTAATGGGATACTTGCTTACTCAAAGCAACATCAATTACGAAAGTAATTTCAAAAATGTAATGGCTTCGGATAAAACATTCAAGGCAACCGGAAGCTGGGTAAAAGAGAAAAGCTATGAAATCAATAAAGAGCAGCGAACATTCTCTTTTTATATGGTTGACGAGAACGGAAACGAAATGAAAATTGTTTACGACGGTACAATCCCGAATAACTTTGAAAGTGCAATAAGTGTGGTAGTAACCGGTCAGTATAAAGATGGTTACTTTCATGCAAAAGATATTTTGACAAAGTGCCCGAGCAAATATGAAGGACAAGAAGTTCAAACTTCAACAATGTAA
- a CDS encoding cytochrome c maturation protein CcmE — MNSFYIFLQDNAIAVVAVIVLLLWIEVFFYVSTLDSRLKKVEKDDKVKTSSKNIFFQLAGLTIIAGAILYYLSLGTVFFESDKVEIINSQSEISFIGTLEKRSIATTNDTTYFSLTDQNENSLDVIYTKKLPVDFSNSKTIVLTGNISNQTLICDSIFIAKNAIYTVMVIVLIVWAGIVLFLYSIDKKTKLFEKQTKG, encoded by the coding sequence TTGAATAGTTTTTATATTTTTTTACAGGATAATGCAATTGCTGTAGTTGCTGTTATAGTTCTGCTTTTATGGATTGAAGTTTTCTTTTATGTCAGCACTCTTGACAGCAGATTAAAAAAAGTTGAAAAGGATGATAAAGTAAAAACATCATCTAAAAATATTTTCTTTCAGTTAGCCGGATTAACAATCATAGCAGGTGCAATTTTATATTACTTATCATTAGGAACAGTTTTTTTTGAAAGCGATAAAGTTGAAATTATAAATAGTCAATCTGAAATTTCATTCATCGGCACACTTGAAAAAAGAAGTATTGCAACCACTAATGACACAACTTATTTCAGTCTTACCGATCAAAATGAAAATAGTCTTGATGTTATTTACACAAAGAAATTGCCGGTAGATTTTTCTAACAGCAAAACAATTGTACTAACTGGAAATATCTCGAATCAAACTCTTATTTGTGATTCGATATTCATTGCAAAAAATGCAATCTACACTGTAATGGTAATCGTATTAATTGTTTGGGCAGGAATTGTTCTCTTTCTTTATTCAATAGACAAAAAAACAAAATTATTTGAAAAACAAACCAAAGGATAA
- the ccsA gene encoding cytochrome c biogenesis protein CcsA, with protein MIWKIFLLLLLAFVSIAGIAFPIVENPSKWYEFPYIPGLEENAKIIFFHVPTAWLTVIAFLMSTIFSFKYLRKKNLDDDVKSYAAAQLGMIFCILATVTGAVWAKFAWGTYWNWDPRQTSIFALLLIYGAWFALRSSIESEEKRATLSAVYSIIAFVTVPFFIFIMPRIMKGLHPGSADDTTSGPVVNFRMNSNMLLIFFLSLAGFTILYFWMWKIGYRTLLHKEKLDKQLIK; from the coding sequence ATGATCTGGAAAATATTTCTACTTTTACTTTTAGCATTTGTCTCAATTGCAGGAATTGCATTTCCCATTGTTGAGAATCCAAGCAAGTGGTACGAATTTCCTTACATTCCCGGGCTGGAAGAAAATGCGAAGATTATTTTCTTTCATGTTCCAACTGCATGGCTGACTGTGATTGCATTTTTAATGTCAACAATTTTTAGCTTCAAATATCTTCGTAAAAAAAATCTTGACGACGATGTAAAATCTTATGCCGCAGCACAACTTGGGATGATCTTTTGTATTCTGGCAACAGTCACCGGTGCGGTTTGGGCAAAATTTGCGTGGGGAACTTATTGGAATTGGGATCCAAGGCAAACAAGTATTTTTGCTCTGCTGCTTATTTATGGAGCGTGGTTTGCTCTTCGTTCTTCAATTGAATCAGAAGAGAAACGCGCAACTTTATCGGCAGTTTATTCAATTATTGCTTTTGTTACTGTCCCCTTCTTCATTTTTATTATGCCGAGAATAATGAAAGGACTTCACCCCGGTTCGGCTGATGATACTACTTCCGGTCCGGTTGTAAATTTTAGAATGAACTCCAATATGCTTTTGATTTTCTTTTTGTCGCTGGCAGGTTTTACAATTTTATATTTCTGGATGTGGAAGATTGGTTACCGTACTTTGCTTCATAAAGAAAAACTTGATAAACAGTTAATAAAGTGA
- a CDS encoding heme exporter protein CcmB — translation MIAQAYSLFRKDLNSELRTRYAVNALAMFIIVAISVILFSIGDEKITPELTGGLFWVIIFFTAMSGLSRAFVSEEERGTTLALQLVASPSTIFTGKLIFNTILVFCMNIVIALLYSTLFEAFVLENFVLFLYSFILGNIGLAVSSTIIAAIIAKAGAKGTLYPVLSFPILLPLILTSVRLTIFSMDGISFERAKFELAIVLSYDVIMTTASYMLFEFIWKD, via the coding sequence ATGATAGCACAAGCATATTCATTATTTAGAAAAGATCTCAACTCTGAATTGCGAACGCGTTATGCAGTCAATGCACTTGCTATGTTTATCATCGTTGCAATAAGTGTAATTCTTTTTTCAATAGGTGATGAAAAAATTACTCCCGAACTGACAGGGGGATTATTCTGGGTGATAATTTTCTTTACTGCCATGTCAGGCCTTTCACGGGCATTTGTTTCTGAAGAAGAAAGAGGCACTACGCTCGCGCTTCAACTTGTGGCATCACCGTCAACAATTTTTACAGGCAAGTTAATCTTTAATACAATTTTAGTTTTCTGCATGAATATTGTGATCGCTTTACTATATTCAACACTTTTTGAAGCATTTGTTTTAGAAAATTTTGTCCTGTTTTTATACTCATTTATACTAGGCAATATTGGATTAGCGGTTTCTTCAACTATAATCGCAGCAATAATTGCAAAAGCCGGAGCAAAAGGGACATTGTATCCTGTTCTATCTTTCCCGATATTACTGCCGCTGATTTTGACTTCTGTACGTTTAACAATTTTTTCAATGGATGGCATAAGCTTTGAAAGAGCTAAGTTTGAACTTGCAATTGTTCTCAGTTATGATGTAATTATGACAACTGCATCTTATATGTTATTCGAGTTTATCTGGAAAGATTAA
- a CDS encoding ABC transporter ATP-binding protein, whose amino-acid sequence MSNYSVAAASLNKTFGRRLIFNDLNFEFSSNGIYGIAGANGSGKSTLVKIIAGIISPSKGKIIHKIDSDEIAEIKLYNHIGFVSPYLILYEEFSAWENINLFSSIRGIQFDKEKTEYLLNHFLIFDRKDDLVKTYSSGMKQRLKFVFALVHSPQLIILDEPTSNLDEEGKNSVYHIIEQEGKNGIVIVASNEKSDLSFCTSIIQLELFKRNNLI is encoded by the coding sequence ATGAGTAATTATTCTGTTGCTGCTGCATCACTTAACAAAACTTTTGGCAGAAGACTTATCTTTAACGATTTGAATTTTGAGTTTTCATCAAACGGCATTTATGGTATTGCCGGAGCAAACGGCTCGGGTAAATCTACTCTTGTGAAAATTATAGCAGGAATTATTTCGCCATCGAAAGGAAAGATTATTCATAAAATTGATTCGGATGAAATAGCCGAGATTAAACTTTATAATCACATTGGTTTCGTTTCACCCTACCTAATTCTTTATGAGGAATTTTCTGCGTGGGAAAACATAAATTTGTTTTCAAGTATTCGCGGAATACAATTCGATAAGGAAAAAACTGAATACTTATTAAATCACTTTTTAATCTTTGACCGAAAAGATGACCTTGTAAAAACCTACTCTTCAGGTATGAAGCAAAGATTGAAATTTGTTTTTGCACTTGTTCACTCGCCGCAATTAATAATTCTGGATGAACCGACTTCAAATCTTGATGAAGAAGGAAAAAATTCCGTTTACCACATAATTGAACAGGAAGGAAAGAACGGGATTGTAATTGTAGCCTCGAATGAAAAATCAGATTTAAGCTTTTGTACCAGCATTATACAGCTTGAATTATTCAAAAGAAATAATTTAATATGA
- a CDS encoding VCBS repeat-containing protein, whose amino-acid sequence MKKEDMRKPFKEEMRDLKRDLLNLKFIFLPLIISVELSAQIPINGFCKYSHQKISAGFSSSFTLNFNDDAYADFILFNPASQKVLSLEGQVGGKTVVNGEFNIPTSISNLQPVFNNKRRVLGYFYTSRLNREVGILNFNKIGKPEIATKIKLNSYPEHINSFTNFAGRTELLVCGASFDGLSIFKFENNELLQNNVVQGSTYSTAVLIDISNDGYADIAAFNLLENRIEIFYNNGFNHYRFVRSFNVKSDVKSLSKFDFSFDGYQDLIYSTKNSIEIIYGDFASKYDKRISIRTTLDVDEFIYGDFNKDGYFDFAYLNIKSGTVSFIFGKSENRFYQEIPYLQRKGIKTILPFYSKFINGITAVNEDGEFYSITNLNSFSDDVSILPAIKPSKINYFDKENDGIIDFSFIEEYTNTLNLIVRDPEGIPTFFYSYPLSGEHNNILVADNYAQEKSFYFFSINKRLIEILDINFEDNKFERTEIYSPGIIKDIKIKQRKSDDKKSAVVLAFTKEQLLEFGFYEYRDFRYLFTSYPLFSVNALTANISFTNNEDLYYWLEEDAKYKLYQYKISKDNSSPKKLIEISADNIKPVGTFSGDLLNKFSASSISLFNNEKKNFAVVTSGDNANVLENNFDLKDFRITDRNQLFFGEMRFNGLNYLFVYLPEKKSLKRISFIKEGTQILTTNIAFAEHLTSYFIKNLDSKRYHLVYTDQVDGCIKIKRL is encoded by the coding sequence ATGAAAAAAGAAGATATGAGGAAGCCCTTCAAAGAAGAGATGCGCGACTTAAAGAGAGATCTGTTAAACCTTAAATTTATTTTTCTGCCGCTGATAATTTCGGTGGAACTTTCTGCTCAAATTCCTATTAATGGTTTCTGTAAATATTCTCACCAAAAAATTTCCGCCGGTTTTTCTTCCAGCTTTACATTAAATTTTAATGACGATGCCTATGCGGATTTTATTTTGTTTAACCCGGCTTCACAAAAAGTTCTTTCTTTAGAAGGACAGGTTGGGGGAAAAACTGTGGTAAACGGTGAATTTAATATTCCTACCTCAATCTCAAATCTTCAACCTGTCTTTAACAATAAACGTAGAGTACTTGGTTATTTTTATACTTCAAGATTAAACCGTGAAGTCGGAATTTTGAACTTTAATAAAATTGGCAAACCTGAAATTGCAACAAAGATAAAACTAAATTCTTACCCCGAGCATATAAACAGCTTCACTAATTTTGCCGGCAGAACGGAATTACTGGTTTGCGGTGCTTCTTTTGACGGACTTTCAATATTCAAATTTGAAAATAATGAACTCTTGCAAAACAATGTAGTTCAAGGAAGCACATACAGTACTGCAGTGTTGATAGATATTAGTAATGACGGCTATGCCGATATAGCTGCTTTCAACCTTTTAGAAAATCGAATTGAAATTTTTTATAATAATGGTTTCAATCACTACAGGTTTGTTCGTTCCTTTAATGTTAAGAGTGATGTTAAATCTCTTAGTAAATTTGATTTTAGTTTTGATGGATACCAGGATTTAATCTACTCAACCAAAAATTCAATCGAAATAATTTATGGTGATTTTGCCTCCAAATATGATAAGCGGATTTCGATTCGAACTACCCTCGATGTTGATGAATTTATATACGGCGATTTTAACAAAGATGGTTATTTCGATTTTGCTTATTTAAATATTAAATCGGGCACAGTGAGTTTTATTTTTGGTAAATCAGAAAACAGATTCTACCAGGAAATTCCTTATCTTCAGCGAAAAGGAATAAAAACCATTTTGCCTTTTTACAGCAAGTTTATCAATGGAATCACAGCGGTGAATGAAGATGGCGAGTTTTATTCTATTACTAATCTTAATAGTTTTTCGGACGATGTTTCGATCCTGCCGGCAATAAAACCATCAAAAATAAATTACTTCGATAAAGAAAATGATGGAATAATTGATTTCAGTTTTATTGAAGAATACACAAACACTTTGAACTTAATTGTCAGAGACCCGGAAGGAATTCCAACGTTTTTTTACAGCTACCCCCTTTCCGGCGAGCACAATAATATTTTAGTGGCTGATAATTATGCACAAGAGAAATCGTTTTATTTCTTCTCAATCAACAAACGATTGATTGAAATTTTAGATATCAATTTTGAGGATAATAAATTCGAGCGCACTGAAATCTATTCGCCCGGAATTATAAAAGATATTAAGATTAAGCAGAGAAAATCGGATGATAAAAAATCAGCGGTTGTTTTAGCATTCACAAAAGAGCAACTGCTGGAGTTTGGCTTTTATGAATATCGTGATTTCAGGTATTTGTTTACAAGCTACCCATTATTTTCTGTGAATGCTCTAACAGCAAATATTTCTTTTACCAACAACGAGGATCTGTACTATTGGCTGGAAGAAGACGCTAAATATAAATTATATCAATATAAAATTTCAAAGGATAACTCCTCTCCCAAAAAATTGATTGAGATTAGTGCTGATAATATTAAACCTGTCGGAACTTTTAGCGGTGACCTTTTGAATAAATTTTCTGCCTCTTCTATCAGTTTGTTCAATAACGAGAAAAAGAATTTTGCCGTAGTTACTTCAGGAGATAATGCAAATGTGCTGGAGAATAATTTCGACCTAAAAGATTTTAGGATAACTGACAGGAATCAATTATTTTTTGGGGAGATGAGATTTAATGGTCTGAATTATCTCTTTGTTTATCTTCCTGAAAAAAAATCTTTAAAGAGGATTTCTTTCATTAAGGAGGGAACTCAAATTTTAACAACTAACATTGCTTTCGCCGAACACTTAACTTCTTATTTTATTAAAAATTTAGATTCAAAAAGATATCACCTTGTTTATACCGATCAAGTTGATGGCTGCATAAAAATTAAGAGATTGTAA
- a CDS encoding acyl-CoA thioesterase: MSAAPKKVSESTIVMTELVLPHNTNQLGNLLGGQLMHWIDICAALSASKHSHRVCVTASVDRIDFHHPIKLANAVTLIGSVNRVFNTSMEVGVKVFSESFLEGKRVHTNTAYLTFVSLDENGNPVKANEVIPETEDEKRRYEEALQRRDARLKERSVKP; this comes from the coding sequence ATGAGTGCTGCTCCTAAAAAAGTCAGCGAGTCAACAATAGTAATGACAGAACTTGTTCTGCCGCACAACACAAATCAGCTTGGTAATTTGTTAGGTGGGCAGTTGATGCACTGGATTGATATTTGTGCGGCACTATCAGCCTCTAAACATAGTCACCGTGTTTGTGTAACTGCTTCGGTAGATAGAATTGATTTTCATCATCCAATAAAATTGGCAAATGCAGTGACGCTGATTGGTTCGGTCAATCGGGTTTTTAACACTTCGATGGAGGTGGGTGTAAAAGTCTTCTCGGAATCTTTTCTTGAAGGAAAGAGAGTTCATACAAACACAGCTTATCTCACCTTTGTAAGTTTAGATGAAAATGGTAATCCGGTCAAAGCGAATGAAGTGATACCTGAAACTGAAGATGAAAAAAGAAGATATGAGGAAGCCCTTCAAAGAAGAGATGCGCGACTTAAAGAGAGATCTGTTAAACCTTAA
- the bamD gene encoding outer membrane protein assembly factor BamD, with translation MKSIYLFSILFAALFAAGCSSLQDTTNLTSEEKFAYAMSLFNDEDYEEAVNEFQAIILQYPGSSIIDDAQFYLGETRFRREEFILAAYEYSKLISNMPASEFVKNAQFALAECYYSLSPNYSLDQRYTTKAIEEYQAFIDFFPLDERVNSADQKIKELNEKLALKEFNNAEIYSKMDYSNAAIYYYNNVLEIFHDTKYAPLASYKKILLLIDRERNSEALTEINRFLQKYPVDENYAEVEKLKSSIETELSASK, from the coding sequence ATGAAATCTATTTATTTATTTTCGATATTATTTGCAGCCTTATTTGCTGCAGGCTGTTCTTCACTTCAGGACACAACCAATCTAACTTCAGAAGAAAAATTTGCTTATGCAATGAGCTTATTTAATGATGAAGATTATGAAGAAGCAGTAAACGAATTTCAGGCGATTATTTTACAATATCCAGGAAGTTCAATCATTGATGACGCACAGTTTTATCTCGGTGAAACAAGATTCCGCCGCGAGGAATTTATACTTGCCGCTTACGAATACAGTAAATTGATTTCGAACATGCCTGCAAGCGAATTTGTAAAGAATGCACAGTTCGCTCTTGCTGAATGCTATTACAGTCTCTCCCCAAATTACTCACTCGATCAGCGTTATACAACAAAAGCCATCGAAGAGTATCAAGCTTTTATTGACTTCTTCCCCCTTGATGAAAGAGTGAATTCAGCAGATCAAAAAATTAAAGAATTAAATGAAAAACTTGCCTTGAAAGAATTTAATAATGCTGAGATCTACTCAAAGATGGACTATTCAAATGCAGCAATTTATTATTACAATAATGTGCTTGAGATTTTTCACGATACAAAGTATGCACCGCTTGCAAGTTATAAAAAAATTCTACTGTTGATTGATAGAGAAAGAAATAGCGAAGCATTAACCGAAATAAACCGCTTCCTCCAAAAATATCCGGTAGATGAAAATTACGCTGAAGTTGAAAAATTAAAATCATCTATTGAAACAGAATTATCCGCTTCAAAATGA
- the htpX gene encoding zinc metalloprotease HtpX: protein MNTLKTVFLMTLIMVLFLFPGYLLGGRTGMTIALIFSLVMNFGSYWFSDKIVLKMYRAQQVTKENAPKFYNLVEELSQKASLPMPKVYIINDQTPNAFATGRNPQNAAVAATTGILQGLNNEELGGVIAHELSHIKNRDILTGTIAATLVGTITYLAQMAGWAAMFSGGRSNDDERGGGISSLVLMILAPIAATLIQLAISRSREFAADEGAANITGNPLSLASALGKISRVNQIKAVDHVNPSTAHMFIVNPLKGGGLAKLFSTHPPVEERIKRLQEISSGRR, encoded by the coding sequence ATGAACACGCTAAAAACAGTTTTCTTAATGACACTGATCATGGTGCTTTTCTTGTTTCCGGGCTATTTGCTAGGCGGAAGAACAGGAATGACGATTGCACTGATATTTTCATTAGTAATGAATTTCGGTTCCTATTGGTTTTCTGATAAAATAGTGCTGAAGATGTACCGCGCGCAGCAAGTGACGAAAGAGAATGCGCCAAAGTTTTATAATCTTGTTGAGGAGTTGTCCCAAAAGGCTTCACTCCCAATGCCGAAAGTTTATATTATTAACGATCAAACGCCTAATGCATTTGCAACAGGCAGAAATCCACAGAACGCAGCAGTCGCTGCAACTACCGGAATTTTGCAAGGGTTAAATAATGAAGAACTTGGCGGAGTGATAGCGCACGAATTATCGCACATAAAAAATAGAGACATACTTACCGGCACTATCGCAGCAACTTTAGTTGGAACGATTACATACCTGGCGCAAATGGCTGGATGGGCAGCAATGTTCTCCGGCGGAAGAAGCAATGATGATGAGCGAGGGGGTGGCATCAGTTCTTTAGTTTTGATGATATTAGCACCAATTGCTGCAACACTTATTCAGCTCGCCATTTCGAGAAGCAGGGAATTTGCTGCCGATGAAGGCGCTGCAAACATTACCGGAAACCCACTTAGTCTTGCTTCTGCACTCGGGAAAATTTCCCGTGTGAACCAAATTAAAGCAGTTGATCATGTAAATCCATCAACTGCGCACATGTTTATTGTAAATCCTCTTAAAGGTGGTGGGTTAGCAAAATTGTTTTCAACACACCCTCCGGTGGAAGAAAGAATAAAAAGATTGCAGGAAATTAGTTCAGGCAGAAGATAA
- a CDS encoding response regulator, whose translation MSKILIIEDDALTREFYKCLFKRTDIEAFILDDGDEAIQILSNEEIKLILMDINLNNTFLNTVKMDGIKLSRHIKTSMNGISSIPILLVTAYSILPTQENFINQSMAQGIISKPILDHNEFINKIKTMMLK comes from the coding sequence ATGAGTAAAATATTAATTATTGAGGATGATGCGCTTACAAGAGAATTTTATAAATGTTTATTCAAACGGACCGATATTGAAGCGTTTATACTTGATGATGGAGATGAAGCAATTCAAATCCTCTCAAACGAAGAGATAAAACTTATTTTAATGGATATAAATTTGAATAACACTTTTCTAAATACCGTTAAAATGGATGGGATTAAACTTTCACGTCATATAAAGACTTCGATGAATGGTATCAGTTCGATACCCATTTTGCTTGTTACTGCATATTCAATTTTGCCAACACAAGAGAATTTCATAAATCAAAGCATGGCACAAGGCATTATCAGTAAACCAATTTTAGATCATAATGAATTTATAAATAAAATCAAAACGATGATGTTAAAATGA
- a CDS encoding response regulator transcription factor: MKRNQLNILLADDHKILRQGLKKILDESFRDTHYGEAANSDDVMRILDEYKWDIAILDLNMPGKSGLEILKDLKALRPEIPVLVLSMYPEEQFALRVIKSGAAGYLTKDSAPEELVNAVDKILEGRKFITQSLAELLASEIKKPGVEYPHQLLSDREYEIFLMIAGGKTVSQIADELSLSSKTVSTHRAHILQKTKLKNNADISLYAIRHKLVE, encoded by the coding sequence ATGAAAAGGAATCAACTAAACATTCTTCTGGCTGATGATCACAAAATTTTAAGGCAGGGGTTAAAAAAAATATTAGATGAAAGTTTCCGCGACACACATTACGGCGAAGCAGCAAACAGTGATGATGTAATGAGAATTTTAGATGAATATAAATGGGATATCGCCATTCTCGATCTAAATATGCCGGGCAAAAGTGGTTTAGAAATATTAAAAGATTTAAAAGCTTTAAGACCCGAAATTCCTGTTCTAGTATTAAGTATGTATCCCGAAGAACAATTTGCACTCCGAGTTATTAAATCCGGTGCGGCTGGTTATCTAACCAAAGACAGCGCACCGGAAGAACTTGTTAATGCAGTAGATAAAATTCTTGAAGGCAGGAAATTTATCACACAATCACTTGCAGAACTTTTAGCTTCAGAGATAAAAAAACCAGGTGTTGAGTATCCTCATCAACTACTCTCAGACCGCGAATATGAAATTTTTCTTATGATTGCCGGCGGCAAAACCGTCTCTCAAATTGCTGATGAGCTTTCACTAAGTTCAAAAACTGTCAGCACACATCGGGCACACATCCTCCAAAAAACAAAACTTAAAAACAATGCGGATATCTCCCTTTATGCTATCAGGCACAAATTAGTGGAGTAA